A stretch of the Uranotaenia lowii strain MFRU-FL chromosome 3, ASM2978415v1, whole genome shotgun sequence genome encodes the following:
- the LOC129758547 gene encoding NF-kappa-B essential modulator-like — MVTTSDNVYEERIKHLEAEKASLMEKNTQLEKMKISYAVSVEIMKTSIESLQEVLVTCRADMLLQQSQTSVESHLPESPVPDDVIGSPGYQAKLYRSNSTFANLKTEIDTLKAQLEIYKNDFAEERMARLAVQVEKAQLEAELQQLQQQNRQLIVEALNGHAADPVSSQVGTNNNHRSSASPGSVDHQAGAESRRVRMDSRSGETSHCMHCNADFGDIHSLETHIEECPAY, encoded by the exons atggtGACTACCAGTGACAATGTTTACGAAGAACGTATCAAACATCTTGAAGCAGAAAAGGCATCGTTGATGGAAAAGAATACACAATTGGAGAAAAtg AAAATATCCTACGCAGTTAGTGtcgaaatcatgaaaacaagCATAGAATCCCTTCAAGAGGTGCTAGTAACGTGTCGTGCAGACATGTTGCTTCAACAGAGCCAAACATCCGTGGAAAGTCACCTCCCGGAATCACCCGTTCCGGATGACGTTATTGGCTCACCTGGTTACCAGGCGAAACTGTATCGGTCTAATTCCACCTTcgcaaatttaaaaacagaaattgaCACCCTAAAAGCTCAGCTCGAGATCTACAAGAACGATTTTGCCGAAGAACGGATGGCTCGTTTGGCCGTTCAGGTGGAAAAAGCTCAACTGGAAGCCGAACTGCAGCAGCTCCAGCAACAAAACCGGCAGCTGATCGTTGAGGCGCTTAATGG TCATGCAGCAGACCCGGTTAGTTCACAGGTCGGCACTAATAATAATCATCGGTCGTCGGCGTCACCAGGAAGTGTGGACCATCAGGCCGGCGCTGAGTCACGGCGGGTTAGAATGGACTCTAGATCGGGCGAAACGTCCCACTGTATGCACTGCAATGCCGATTTCGGGGATATACATTCACTCGAAACGCACATCGAAGAATGTCCGGCGTATTGA